Proteins encoded by one window of Rissa tridactyla isolate bRisTri1 chromosome W, bRisTri1.patW.cur.20221130, whole genome shotgun sequence:
- the LOC128902100 gene encoding src kinase-associated phosphoprotein 2-like gives MNNSLRKDVKKDCCFEISAPDKRIYQFTAATPKEAEEWVQQVKFVIQDMESNTIPEEEEEEYDDVGQVSSEPIDDSIYEEVKEERVPSKAEVSRKLSQEKVTTVSDSKNTDYANFYQGLWDCTGDVPDELTFKRGDVIYILSKEYNRFGWWVGEMKGTIGLVSKAYIMEMYDI, from the coding sequence ATGAATAATAGCCTTCGGAAGGATGTGAAGAAAGATTGCTGTTTTGAAATCTCCGCTCCTGATAAGCGCATTTATCAGTTTACAGCTGCCACTCCCAAAGAAGCAGAGGAATGGGTACAGCAAGTCAAGTTTGTAATTCAAGATATGGAATCTAATACTAttcctgaggaggaggaagaggaatatGATGATGTTGGACAAGTGAGCAGTGAACCAATAGATGATAGCATTTATGAAGAAGTTAAAGAAGAACGTGTTCCTTCAAAGGCTGAAGTGTCAAGAAAACTGAGCCAGGAGAAAGTTACCACTGTTTCAGATAGCAAAAATACCGATTACGCCAATTTCTATCAAGGTTTGTGGGACTGCACAGGAGACGTACCTGATGAGTTGACATTTAAACGTGGTGACGTTATCTACATTCTCAGCAAGGAGTACAATAGATTTGGCTGGTGGGTAGGAGAAATGAAGGGAACCATTGGCTTGGTGTCTAAAGCCTACATAATGGAGATGTATGATATTTGA